Proteins found in one Kangiella sediminilitoris genomic segment:
- a CDS encoding signal peptidase II translates to MINDSTEPMKLEAETVITTFENYGEAWGLYIGLTLLLAGLVWFSFRKQHFLLKWLLTSIVLAGALCFGHPAEDVETYSPLILNTMVELFDGNKEQFFSDIQFIAMIWGILFLFGTAVWLLICYLRKGNKEGAPAKQKENRRVEQKESTQEEPKVSERSSEKKPIEPTIGDDV, encoded by the coding sequence ATGATTAATGACTCTACAGAACCGATGAAGCTTGAGGCTGAAACTGTCATTACAACTTTTGAAAACTACGGTGAGGCATGGGGCCTATATATTGGGCTAACCCTTCTGTTGGCAGGTCTTGTCTGGTTTAGCTTCAGAAAACAGCACTTCCTATTAAAGTGGCTTTTAACTTCGATAGTACTTGCTGGAGCCTTGTGCTTTGGTCATCCTGCCGAGGATGTTGAAACTTACTCTCCCCTAATACTTAATACTATGGTTGAGTTATTCGATGGGAACAAGGAACAATTTTTCAGCGATATTCAGTTCATCGCCATGATTTGGGGAATATTGTTTTTATTCGGTACGGCAGTATGGTTACTGATATGTTATTTGCGCAAGGGCAATAAAGAGGGTGCGCCTGCAAAGCAAAAAGAGAACCGAAGAGTAGAGCAAAAGGAATCAACTCAAGAAGAGCCTAAGGTCTCAGAGAGGAGTTCTGAGAAGAAACCCATAGAGCCAACCATCGGTGATGATGTTTAG
- the rsxC gene encoding electron transport complex subunit RsxC, whose amino-acid sequence MEATRANDTGQTVGGSLMERSNFASEIPIFEIPGGVHPEEHKTRSNQADIRTLSLPDELIINIKGQAGNRSIPVVEVGDTVLKGQMIAECDGIFSSYQHAPTSGTIVAIEDRTIAHPSGLSDQCIIIQPDGKDKWCQLTPVRDFDQLSREEMLATIFESGIVGLGGASFPAHIKLKRESGIHTLIINAAECEPYITCDDRLLREHSREVLKGAEVISKLYSDIDIVVGIEDNKPSAIDALVSARKELGFSNIKIAVVPTKYPSGGEKQLIQIITGKEVPHGKLPADLGLVMHNVGTCFAIYETFYLGKPLIQRLVTLTGDACKEPGNYWVPFGTPVSHIINQTHAESPKRIIMGGPMMGYELPSTEVGIVKATNCIIMSAEGELGFDNPTLPCIRCGACMDACPASLLPQQLYWHAQADEFDKAEEYDLFDCIECGACAYVCPSHIPLVQYYRYAKSSIKNNRIEKTKAEKARQRHEARQERLERVKREKAERHRKAAEARKKAAQKAGKKDEKKAAVQAALERVKAKKKAQENKDDNKPATGEEK is encoded by the coding sequence ATGGAAGCAACCAGAGCAAATGATACCGGTCAAACAGTTGGAGGCTCATTGATGGAACGCTCAAACTTTGCCTCAGAAATACCGATCTTTGAAATACCGGGGGGAGTTCACCCTGAAGAACATAAAACCCGCTCTAACCAAGCAGATATTAGAACATTATCGCTACCTGATGAGCTCATAATTAATATCAAAGGACAGGCTGGCAACCGCTCAATACCTGTAGTCGAGGTTGGGGACACAGTGCTTAAAGGTCAAATGATTGCTGAGTGTGATGGTATTTTCAGTAGTTACCAGCATGCACCAACATCAGGAACTATCGTAGCAATAGAAGACCGCACCATTGCTCATCCCTCTGGCCTGAGTGATCAATGCATCATCATTCAGCCAGACGGTAAAGATAAATGGTGTCAGCTAACTCCGGTTAGAGACTTTGACCAGTTGAGCCGGGAAGAAATGTTAGCAACTATTTTTGAAAGTGGCATTGTCGGACTAGGTGGAGCCTCATTCCCTGCTCACATTAAGCTAAAGCGTGAGTCAGGTATACATACTCTGATCATTAACGCAGCGGAATGCGAACCCTATATTACGTGTGATGACAGACTTTTGCGGGAACACTCAAGAGAAGTTCTGAAAGGCGCAGAAGTTATTAGCAAGCTATACTCTGATATCGATATTGTTGTCGGTATTGAAGACAATAAGCCCTCGGCAATTGATGCGTTGGTATCGGCTCGAAAAGAGCTCGGCTTTTCAAATATAAAGATTGCTGTAGTCCCTACAAAGTATCCTAGTGGGGGCGAAAAGCAACTCATTCAAATTATCACTGGCAAGGAAGTCCCTCATGGAAAGCTTCCCGCAGATCTTGGCCTGGTGATGCATAACGTAGGTACCTGTTTCGCAATCTATGAGACCTTTTATTTGGGCAAGCCTTTAATTCAAAGGTTAGTCACGTTAACAGGGGATGCTTGTAAAGAGCCAGGAAATTACTGGGTGCCTTTTGGTACACCGGTATCACATATCATCAATCAGACCCATGCTGAATCACCCAAACGAATAATTATGGGTGGTCCTATGATGGGTTATGAATTACCCAGCACTGAGGTTGGCATTGTTAAAGCAACTAACTGTATTATCATGTCGGCGGAGGGCGAGCTAGGCTTCGATAACCCCACCCTGCCCTGCATCCGATGTGGAGCCTGTATGGATGCCTGTCCTGCATCTCTATTACCTCAGCAGCTATATTGGCACGCGCAAGCTGATGAGTTTGATAAAGCGGAAGAGTACGATCTATTTGACTGTATTGAGTGCGGAGCTTGCGCCTATGTTTGTCCAAGTCATATTCCCCTTGTTCAATACTACCGCTACGCAAAATCAAGTATAAAAAATAACCGAATCGAAAAAACTAAGGCTGAAAAAGCTCGCCAGCGACATGAAGCGCGTCAGGAGCGACTGGAGCGTGTAAAACGCGAGAAAGCGGAGCGACACCGTAAAGCGGCAGAAGCTCGCAAAAAAGCAGCCCAAAAAGCAGGCAAAAAAGATGAAAAAAAAGCGGCGGTTCAAG
- the rsxB gene encoding electron transport complex subunit RsxB encodes MDLITAVIILAILGLVFGAVLGFASIKFKVEGDPIVEQIDDILPQTQCGQCGYPGCKPYAEAIAQGDEINKCPPGGEAGVKALAELLGREVIPLDEERGEEKPPSVAYIREDECIGCTKCIQACPVDAILGAPKLMHTVIIDECTGCDLCVEPCPVDCIDMVELPQTIANWKWKQPEQMIPVKQLEAH; translated from the coding sequence ATGGACTTAATAACCGCAGTCATTATTCTTGCAATTTTAGGCTTAGTTTTTGGAGCAGTTCTCGGCTTTGCTTCAATCAAGTTTAAAGTTGAAGGCGATCCTATCGTCGAACAGATTGACGATATTTTGCCACAAACCCAGTGTGGTCAATGCGGTTATCCTGGCTGTAAACCCTATGCTGAAGCAATTGCCCAAGGCGACGAAATCAACAAGTGCCCACCCGGCGGTGAAGCTGGTGTTAAAGCTTTAGCAGAATTATTAGGCAGAGAGGTCATTCCGCTGGACGAAGAGCGCGGTGAAGAAAAGCCTCCTAGTGTGGCCTACATTCGTGAAGATGAGTGCATCGGCTGCACAAAGTGTATTCAGGCATGTCCTGTAGATGCGATACTTGGTGCTCCAAAACTCATGCATACCGTCATCATTGATGAGTGCACCGGGTGTGATCTCTGTGTCGAGCCTTGCCCCGTCGACTGTATTGATATGGTTGAGTTACCACAGACCATTGCCAACTGGAAATGGAAGCAACCAGAGCAAATGATACCGGTCAAACAGTTGGAGGCTCATTGA
- the ubiU gene encoding ubiquinone anaerobic biosynthesis protein UbiU — MDLVCPAGNFQSLKKAVDNGANAVYIGMRNETNARHFAGLNFAVKDITQAIDYAHNNQCKVYCAINTYPRQDKWRLWTQAVDQAMDLGIDSLIVADCGVMDYIRQKSDTFPIHLSVQASATNLESLNFYYQNFDIRRAVLPRVLSLAQVTQLAKKSPVEIEVFGFGSLCIMAEGRCYLSSYMTGESPNTQGVCSPSSHVRWDEKDGVLQSRLNNLLIDQYEPHENAGYPTLCKGRFEIEGNVEYALEEPTSLNTMDILPELSSAGVAAIKIEGRQRSPAYVATVTDIWRRAIDAANGKAVNTTEADRNKLSSLSEGRQTTIGAYERSWQ, encoded by the coding sequence ATGGATCTTGTATGCCCTGCTGGTAATTTCCAGTCCCTAAAAAAAGCTGTCGATAATGGTGCTAATGCTGTTTATATCGGAATGAGAAATGAAACCAACGCCCGACATTTCGCAGGCTTAAATTTTGCTGTGAAAGATATCACTCAAGCCATTGACTATGCCCATAACAATCAATGTAAAGTTTACTGCGCCATCAATACCTACCCACGGCAAGACAAATGGAGGCTGTGGACGCAAGCAGTTGATCAAGCAATGGATCTCGGAATCGACAGCCTGATTGTCGCTGACTGTGGGGTGATGGACTATATACGACAGAAGTCAGACACTTTCCCCATTCACCTCTCGGTTCAGGCATCAGCTACTAACCTGGAATCTCTAAACTTTTATTATCAGAATTTTGATATACGTCGAGCAGTGCTACCTAGAGTTCTGTCGCTGGCTCAAGTCACTCAGTTAGCAAAAAAATCCCCGGTTGAGATAGAAGTATTTGGCTTTGGTAGTTTATGCATTATGGCCGAGGGTCGGTGCTACCTATCTTCCTATATGACAGGTGAATCGCCGAACACTCAAGGTGTCTGCTCACCTTCATCCCATGTGCGCTGGGATGAAAAGGACGGTGTATTACAGTCTCGACTTAATAATTTACTGATTGATCAATATGAGCCCCATGAAAATGCCGGTTACCCAACCTTATGCAAAGGTCGATTCGAGATTGAAGGAAACGTTGAGTATGCCTTGGAAGAACCAACAAGCCTGAATACCATGGATATCTTACCCGAACTTTCCTCAGCGGGAGTAGCGGCAATTAAAATTGAAGGTAGACAACGTAGTCCTGCCTATGTCGCCACTGTGACGGATATCTGGCGACGGGCAATTGATGCTGCAAACGGAAAAGCAGTAAACACAACAGAGGCTGATCGTAATAAACTTTCCAGCTTATCTGAAGGGAGGCAAACCACCATTGGCGCTTACGAGCGCAGCTGGCAATAA
- a CDS encoding U32 family peptidase, with protein sequence MKTSLASVPYYWSKEEYQNFYAEVAQTEIDIVYLGETVCSKRRSMKLQDWLYVADNLSSAGKEVYLSTLSLMEAESELSYLRNLVKKSELPIEANDMSAIQIANTFKRSFAAGNPINIYNSQTLKRLHSLGMNRWNIPVELGREDIAPVTPKAKELGIELEYQVFGRMPLAYSARCFTARHHNLPKDNCQFKCSEDIEGILVNTREGDSFAQINGIQTQSAKVSNLLNHWQNLEQNGIDIARIVPVSPPDTIEVVNCLTQAIRNNNKKAGFEPHDNEKSRREYCNGYWFQLAGLEMVEAT encoded by the coding sequence ATGAAGACCTCTCTTGCCTCAGTTCCTTACTACTGGAGTAAGGAAGAATATCAAAACTTTTATGCGGAAGTTGCCCAAACCGAGATTGATATCGTTTACCTTGGGGAAACCGTCTGCTCGAAACGTCGTAGCATGAAACTACAGGACTGGCTTTACGTTGCCGACAATCTTTCTAGTGCTGGCAAAGAAGTATACCTTTCTACTTTGTCACTTATGGAAGCAGAGTCAGAGTTAAGCTACCTACGCAACCTGGTCAAAAAGAGTGAACTGCCTATCGAAGCCAACGACATGTCGGCTATTCAGATTGCAAACACTTTTAAACGCTCCTTTGCCGCGGGCAATCCAATTAATATCTACAACAGCCAAACTTTAAAAAGACTCCATAGTCTGGGAATGAACCGTTGGAATATTCCTGTCGAGCTAGGACGGGAAGATATCGCTCCAGTCACACCGAAGGCAAAAGAGTTAGGCATTGAACTGGAGTATCAAGTGTTCGGAAGAATGCCGTTGGCCTATTCAGCGCGTTGCTTTACCGCGAGACATCATAACCTTCCGAAAGATAATTGCCAGTTTAAGTGCTCCGAAGATATAGAAGGCATTTTAGTCAATACTCGTGAAGGTGATAGTTTTGCTCAAATCAACGGCATACAGACCCAGTCAGCGAAAGTCAGCAACCTGCTTAATCACTGGCAAAACCTCGAGCAAAACGGTATTGATATAGCGCGAATAGTACCGGTATCTCCTCCCGATACCATTGAGGTTGTGAACTGCCTAACTCAGGCAATTAGAAATAACAATAAAAAGGCAGGGTTCGAACCTCATGATAACGAAAAAAGTAGACGAGAATACTGTAACGGCTATTGGTTCCAGTTAGCTGGTTTAGAAATGGTCGAAGCTACTTAG
- a CDS encoding chorismate mutase, producing MQKLEAIRQQIDKLDLKLLEIIAKRSTEIDKINKIKQAERQEAFDPNREQEILNRLHKHNKSLYNSAEIGSIYKAIFKASIMLQHRLREKVEN from the coding sequence ATGCAAAAGCTTGAAGCTATCCGCCAACAGATTGATAAACTTGATCTTAAGCTACTGGAAATTATAGCTAAACGTTCCACTGAGATTGATAAAATAAACAAAATTAAACAAGCAGAAAGACAAGAGGCTTTTGATCCTAACCGTGAGCAGGAAATTTTGAACCGCTTACACAAACATAATAAATCCTTATACAACTCGGCTGAAATTGGTTCTATTTATAAAGCAATTTTTAAAGCGAGCATCATGCTTCAGCATCGCCTGAGAGAAAAGGTAGAAAATTAA
- the ggt gene encoding gamma-glutamyltransferase yields the protein MKLLSSIIASSIFVLGTFIYSVEAKEGPAIIDYESIHHPVVAKHGMVASQQHIASDVGVNILKRGGNAVDAAVATGLALAVVLPRAGNLGGGGFMLVHLKEQGKTIAIDYREVAPIAAHRNLFLDSDGNVDKQKARFSRLSAGVPGTVAGLYLAQQQYGTMDWAEVIQPAIQLAEEGFVVNWDLANQLERRSSYMKKIPATAKVFFKEGGDPYETGDLLKQKDLATTLKLLQKEGAKAFYQGKIAKLIVADMKKNGGIITTEDLANYKPVIRKPLTGQYRDHTVVTMPPASSGGVHLIQMLNVLEHFPVADLGVNTADSINVMSEAMKYAYADRSKHLGDTNFYDVPLDWLMSKKYAETIAKKVTIGEITPSTEINAGTAPKYESPDTTHFSVVDQWGNAVSNTYTLNFSYGSGIVAEGTGILLNNEMDDFSAKPGTPNAYGLIGGEANAIEAGKRPLSSMTPAMVFKDGQLKLVTGSPGGSRIITTVLQMVVNFVDHGMNVAEATHTPRFHHQWLPDRVFVEPAINKDTRELLKQRGYELYDSRTMGSTQSIQIEDYIYGSSDPRRPNAKAAGY from the coding sequence ATGAAATTACTATCAAGTATTATTGCTAGTTCTATCTTTGTTTTGGGCACTTTTATTTATAGCGTGGAAGCTAAAGAAGGCCCAGCCATCATAGATTATGAAAGTATTCATCATCCAGTCGTGGCAAAACACGGCATGGTCGCCTCTCAGCAGCATATAGCCAGCGATGTGGGCGTCAATATTTTGAAGCGGGGTGGTAATGCCGTAGATGCAGCCGTGGCTACCGGTTTAGCTCTGGCCGTGGTGCTTCCGCGTGCTGGCAACCTGGGTGGTGGCGGTTTTATGCTTGTTCACCTCAAGGAACAAGGTAAGACCATAGCCATTGATTATCGTGAAGTAGCTCCTATAGCTGCTCATCGCAACTTGTTTTTGGATAGTGATGGCAATGTTGATAAACAGAAAGCCCGTTTTAGTCGTTTATCGGCTGGAGTACCGGGAACTGTAGCGGGTTTATATTTAGCTCAACAACAGTACGGCACTATGGACTGGGCTGAGGTTATACAGCCAGCGATACAGCTAGCTGAGGAAGGCTTTGTGGTCAACTGGGACCTGGCTAACCAGCTTGAACGCCGCAGTAGCTATATGAAAAAAATTCCAGCTACAGCTAAGGTTTTCTTCAAAGAGGGAGGAGATCCCTATGAAACGGGCGACCTCCTGAAGCAAAAAGACCTGGCGACCACGTTAAAACTTCTACAGAAAGAAGGAGCTAAGGCTTTCTATCAGGGTAAAATCGCCAAGCTTATCGTTGCAGATATGAAAAAGAATGGTGGCATTATCACTACCGAAGACCTGGCCAATTATAAACCTGTGATTCGTAAGCCATTAACAGGTCAGTATCGAGACCATACGGTTGTCACCATGCCACCAGCAAGCTCTGGAGGAGTTCATCTAATACAAATGCTAAATGTATTGGAGCATTTTCCTGTAGCCGACTTAGGTGTTAACACAGCAGACAGTATTAACGTTATGTCTGAAGCTATGAAGTATGCTTATGCCGATAGAAGTAAGCATCTGGGCGATACCAACTTTTATGATGTTCCGCTTGATTGGTTGATGAGTAAAAAATACGCCGAAACAATTGCTAAAAAAGTAACTATTGGAGAAATCACTCCGTCGACTGAAATAAATGCAGGAACGGCACCAAAGTATGAAAGCCCTGATACAACTCATTTTTCGGTAGTAGACCAGTGGGGCAACGCTGTTTCTAATACTTATACACTGAACTTCTCCTATGGCTCTGGCATTGTTGCTGAAGGCACTGGGATTTTATTGAATAATGAAATGGATGACTTTTCAGCAAAACCGGGAACGCCTAATGCTTATGGACTGATTGGTGGTGAGGCTAATGCTATCGAGGCTGGTAAACGTCCGCTTAGCTCGATGACACCAGCCATGGTGTTCAAAGATGGTCAACTTAAGCTGGTTACTGGCAGCCCAGGCGGTAGTCGTATCATCACTACCGTATTACAAATGGTTGTTAACTTTGTCGACCATGGTATGAACGTAGCTGAGGCCACACATACTCCAAGATTTCATCATCAGTGGTTACCGGATCGAGTTTTCGTCGAACCCGCGATTAACAAGGATACTCGCGAATTACTTAAACAAAGAGGCTATGAACTTTACGACTCAAGGACCATGGGCAGTACTCAGTCAATCCAGATAGAAGATTATATTTATGGCAGTTCGGATCCAAGACGACCAAATGCTAAAGCAGCGGGGTATTAA
- the ubiT gene encoding ubiquinone anaerobic biosynthesis accessory factor UbiT: MNTAKLINKPTVFIQEIGQQILQPKNLGQLVTTLPKGVNVRLIQWVLNNRLLPQLTGQEFKYLEGRQLAIEIKDARLIVIIGYSSSRLCCYDLLNGTKNQEYRYDATLSIDTLCAIELMQQTVDPDTLFFQRKLSIRGDTELAHHVKNTLDTLPSEVIPNIVRQIMSVYARTLKGS; this comes from the coding sequence ATGAACACAGCAAAGCTAATAAATAAACCGACTGTCTTTATACAGGAGATTGGTCAACAGATACTCCAGCCAAAGAACCTTGGGCAGCTTGTTACAACATTACCAAAGGGTGTCAATGTCAGGCTTATACAATGGGTATTAAATAATCGGTTACTGCCACAGTTAACAGGTCAGGAATTTAAATATTTAGAAGGCAGGCAACTGGCTATTGAAATCAAGGATGCCAGACTTATTGTGATCATTGGCTATTCATCATCTCGCCTTTGTTGTTACGACCTCCTCAATGGCACGAAAAATCAGGAATACAGATATGATGCTACACTGTCTATCGATACACTTTGTGCTATCGAACTAATGCAGCAGACCGTCGATCCTGATACTTTATTTTTTCAGAGAAAGCTGAGCATAAGAGGGGATACGGAGCTGGCACATCATGTTAAAAATACTCTGGATACTTTACCGTCTGAAGTTATTCCAAATATTGTTCGTCAGATAATGTCAGTCTACGCTCGGACTTTAAAAGGTAGTTGA
- the rsxA gene encoding electron transport complex subunit RsxA, producing MGDYLLLFVGTVLVNNFVLVKFLGLCPFMGVSGKLETAIGMSVATTFVLTLASALSYIVNTYILAPMGMEYLQTLSFILVIAVMVQLTEMIIHKTSPILYRLLGIFLPLITTNCAVLGVALLNVNEQHNFIESVIYGFGAAVGFSLVLILFAAMRERLAAADVPVPFKGASIAMITAGLMSLAFMGFSGLVKL from the coding sequence ATGGGCGATTATTTACTGCTCTTTGTTGGAACTGTTTTAGTTAATAACTTTGTGTTGGTAAAGTTTTTAGGCTTATGTCCGTTCATGGGCGTATCCGGAAAACTTGAGACAGCCATTGGTATGTCTGTGGCAACAACTTTTGTATTAACGTTAGCCTCAGCATTGAGTTATATCGTAAATACCTACATATTAGCGCCCATGGGAATGGAGTATTTACAAACTCTATCATTTATTCTTGTTATTGCCGTTATGGTGCAATTAACAGAAATGATCATTCATAAAACCAGTCCAATTTTATATCGTTTGCTTGGTATTTTCTTGCCACTAATTACAACCAATTGTGCAGTTCTAGGTGTCGCTCTTCTAAACGTAAATGAGCAACATAACTTTATTGAGTCGGTTATTTATGGCTTTGGCGCAGCTGTTGGCTTTTCATTGGTACTGATACTATTCGCTGCCATGAGAGAGAGGCTGGCTGCAGCTGATGTTCCGGTTCCTTTTAAAGGCGCATCAATCGCCATGATAACCGCTGGCTTGATGTCGCTGGCCTTCATGGGCTTTTCCGGACTGGTTAAACTGTAG
- the metG gene encoding methionine--tRNA ligase: MTAENQNKQRKILVTSALPYANGDIHIGHLLEYVQTDIWVRFQKSRGHQCIYVCADDTHGTPVMLRAQKEGKTPEAFIQESHAAHEKDFADALIGFDNFYSTHSEESKELTQGIYLKLKENGHISSKTINQLYDPEKNMFLPDRFVKGTCPKCDSEDQYGDNCDNCGATYTPAELKNPKSAVSGATPVLKESEHFFFDLKEFEGFLRDWLSTDNHVQSEVQNKMNEWLDDLRQWDISRDAPYFGWEIPGEEGKYFYVWLDAPIGYMASFKNLCDKRDDLNFDDFWSKDSDAEVYHFIGKDIIYFHTLFWPSVLSGAGYRTPSAVWAHGFVTVNGNKMSKSKGTFIKARTYLEHFRPEFLRYYYAAKLSSRIDDFDLNLEDFVQRVNSDLVGKLVNIASRCSGFITKQFDGKLSDTVIEPELMNEFSSASEELAQHYENREFGRAVKQIMALADKANAYIANEEPWKLVKNDDTKERAHQVCSLGINMFKVLTTYLAPVLPQLAGKVQDFLKLDNLDWSASQEVLTDYEINKFKPMMQRIDMKQVEAMIEDSKEDLEAEVQLDEKSLDEPQLDDPIKDEIQFGDFDKIDLRIAKIAKAEHVEGADKLLKLQLDLGQGVTKQVFAGIKSAYNPEDLEGKLTVMVANLAPRKMRFGLSEGMVLAAGPGGKDLWIMNPDEGAQPGMRVK; encoded by the coding sequence ATGACTGCAGAAAACCAAAACAAGCAACGTAAAATCTTAGTCACCAGTGCACTTCCATATGCCAATGGTGATATTCATATTGGCCACCTGCTGGAGTACGTACAAACCGACATCTGGGTACGTTTTCAGAAATCTCGTGGTCACCAATGTATTTATGTCTGCGCCGATGATACTCACGGTACGCCAGTCATGCTTCGTGCACAGAAAGAAGGTAAGACTCCTGAAGCCTTTATTCAGGAAAGTCACGCAGCACACGAAAAAGACTTTGCTGACGCTTTAATTGGTTTCGACAACTTCTACAGTACACACAGCGAAGAGTCTAAAGAGCTTACTCAAGGTATTTACCTGAAGCTTAAAGAGAATGGCCATATCAGCTCAAAAACGATTAATCAGCTGTATGATCCTGAAAAGAATATGTTCCTACCGGATCGCTTCGTTAAAGGTACCTGCCCGAAGTGTGATTCCGAGGATCAGTATGGCGATAACTGCGATAATTGTGGTGCGACTTACACACCAGCAGAATTAAAAAATCCTAAGTCGGCAGTTTCCGGTGCGACACCTGTACTAAAAGAATCAGAACACTTCTTCTTTGACCTCAAAGAATTTGAAGGCTTTCTACGCGACTGGCTAAGCACAGATAACCACGTACAGTCGGAAGTTCAGAATAAAATGAACGAATGGCTGGACGATTTACGTCAATGGGATATCTCACGTGACGCGCCTTACTTTGGCTGGGAGATTCCTGGCGAAGAAGGTAAATACTTTTATGTCTGGCTCGACGCCCCCATTGGCTACATGGCCAGCTTCAAAAACCTATGCGATAAACGCGATGATCTAAACTTTGATGACTTCTGGAGCAAGGATAGTGATGCCGAGGTATACCACTTTATCGGTAAAGACATTATCTATTTCCATACCCTGTTCTGGCCATCAGTTCTAAGTGGCGCAGGCTACCGTACTCCTAGTGCGGTATGGGCACACGGTTTTGTCACGGTGAATGGCAACAAAATGTCAAAATCCAAAGGGACGTTCATTAAGGCTAGAACTTACCTGGAACACTTCCGTCCTGAATTTCTGCGTTATTATTATGCAGCGAAATTATCCAGCCGTATTGATGACTTCGATTTAAACCTGGAAGATTTTGTACAACGCGTTAACTCCGATTTAGTCGGTAAGCTGGTTAATATCGCCAGTCGCTGCTCGGGCTTTATCACTAAACAGTTCGATGGCAAGCTGAGCGATACAGTGATAGAACCTGAATTAATGAACGAGTTCAGCAGTGCTTCTGAAGAACTCGCGCAGCATTACGAAAATCGTGAATTCGGTCGCGCCGTAAAGCAGATCATGGCACTGGCTGATAAAGCGAATGCTTACATTGCCAATGAAGAGCCATGGAAACTGGTGAAAAATGACGATACCAAAGAACGTGCTCATCAGGTGTGCAGCCTGGGCATCAATATGTTCAAAGTATTAACAACGTATCTTGCTCCTGTATTACCACAATTGGCAGGCAAAGTTCAGGATTTCCTGAAACTGGATAACCTTGACTGGTCTGCGTCACAGGAAGTACTAACAGATTATGAAATCAATAAGTTTAAACCCATGATGCAGCGCATCGACATGAAACAGGTCGAAGCCATGATTGAAGATTCAAAAGAAGATTTAGAGGCAGAAGTCCAGCTCGATGAAAAGAGCTTAGACGAACCACAACTTGACGATCCAATTAAAGATGAAATTCAATTCGGTGACTTCGATAAAATCGACCTTCGTATTGCGAAAATTGCCAAGGCTGAGCACGTTGAGGGTGCTGACAAACTACTGAAGCTTCAGCTGGACTTAGGTCAGGGCGTAACCAAGCAGGTATTTGCGGGCATTAAGTCTGCCTATAACCCGGAAGACCTTGAAGGCAAGCTCACCGTAATGGTGGCCAACCTGGCTCCGCGTAAAATGCGCTTTGGCCTTTCAGAGGGCATGGTATTGGCCGCTGGCCCGGGCGGTAAAGACCTATGGATTATGAATCCAGACGAAGGTGCGCAACCAGGCATGCGTGTAAAATAA